Proteins from a genomic interval of Spea bombifrons isolate aSpeBom1 chromosome 4, aSpeBom1.2.pri, whole genome shotgun sequence:
- the WNT16 gene encoding protein Wnt-16, translating into MEKGAPFGLYHLYVLSTILMGIFPCSQGNWMWLGVTSFGVPEKLGCTNLPLSVRQKDLCKKKPHLLSSIREGARLGIQECRNQFKHERWNCSTSASIYTSSPSFSLSSISSSLASAHSIFGYELSSGTKETAFISAVTAAGLVHSVTRSCSAGNMTECSCDTSLKNGGSPSEGWHWGGCSDDLQYGMWFSRKFLDAPYKNSTGQDSGQDSDVLRVMHLHNNEAGRQAVAKLMTVDCRCHGVSGSCAVKTCWKSMSSFEKIGNYLKDKYENSIEISDRIKRKVRRKEKNHRKIPIQKGDLIYTNRSPNYCVEDRKLGISGTRGRECNRTSEGPDGCNLLCCGRGYNTHVVRHVERCECKFVWCCYVRCRRCESMTDVHTCK; encoded by the exons ATGGAGAAGGGGGCTCCTTTTGGATTATATCACCTGTATGTCCTTTCCACTATCCTGATGGGGATTTTCCCTTGTTCCCAGGGCAACTGGAT GTGGTTAGGTGTTACATCTTTTGGGGTGCCTGAGAAATTAGGTTGTACAAATCTCCCGCTAAGTGTTCGCCAGAAGGACTTGTGTAAGAAGAAGCCACACTTGTTGTCCAGTATCCGTGAGGGAGCCAGACTGGGAATTCAGGAGTGCAGAAACCAGTTCAAACACGAAAGGTGGAACTGTTCAACTTCCGCCAGCATTTACACGTCCAGCCCATCGTTCTCCCTGTCATCCATATCTTCATCACTAGCTTCAGCTCATTCAATCTTTGGCTACGAACTCAGCAGTG GCACTAAGGAAACAGCTTTTATTTCTGCTGTGACGGCAGCGGGTCTTGTGCATTCAGTTACAAGATCATGCAGCGCTGGGAACATGACTGAATGTTCTTGTGACACAAGTCTGAAGAACGGAGGCTCACCCAGTGAAGGATGGCACTGGGGAGGCTGCTCTGATGATCTCCAGTATGGCATGTGGTTCAGCAGGAAGTTTCTTGATGCCCCATATAAAAACTCAACTGGACAAGACTCTGGACAAGACTCTGATGTGCTAAGAGTGATGCATTTACACAACAATGAAGCCGGGAGACAG GCTGTGGCCAAACTTATGACTGTGGACTGTCGTTGCCATGGAGTATCTGGGTCATGTGCAGTGAAAACATGCTGGAAATCAATGTCTTCATTTGAAAAGATTGGGAATTATCTGAAAGACAAATATGAAAACAGCATAGAGATATCAGACAGAATCAAAAGAAAGGTacgaagaaaagaaaagaatcatcGCAAGATTCCAATACAAAAAGGCGATCTCATCTACACTAACAGATCCCCAAATTACTGTGTGGAGGATCGCAAACTGGGGATATCCGGGACACGGGGACGGGAGTGCAACCGTACCTCTGAAGGCCCAGATGGCTGTAATTTACTCTGCTGTGGCCGGGGGTATAATACGCACGTAGTCCGACATGTAGAAAGATGCGAGTGTAAATTTGTGTGGTGTTGTTATGTGCGTTGCAGACGATGTGAGAGCATGACCGATGTCCATACCTGTAAGTAA